The proteins below are encoded in one region of Ursus arctos isolate Adak ecotype North America unplaced genomic scaffold, UrsArc2.0 scaffold_24, whole genome shotgun sequence:
- the LYRM9 gene encoding LYR motif-containing protein 9 isoform X1, producing the protein MAPLPGAELVRTPLQLYRYLLRCCRQLPTKGVQEHYKHAVRQSFRVHSDEDNPERIQQIIKRAIEDADWIMNKREREHEQERRRERERESQADSRPCAEPNAGLVLRTLRI; encoded by the exons ATGGCCCCGCTACCAGGGGCGGAGCTGGTCCGGACACCGCTGCAGCTCTACCGATACCTGCTGCGTTGCTGCCGGCAGCTGCCAACCAAGGGCGTCCAGGAACACTACAAGCACGCTGTCAGGCAG AGTTTCCGGGTTCATTCAGATGAAGACAATCCCGAGAGAATCCAGCAGATTATTAAAAGAGCCATTGAAGATGCAGACTGGATCATGAACAAA agagagagagagcatgagcaggagaggcggagggagagagagagagaatctcaagcagactccaggccgtgtgcagagcccaatgcagggctcgttctcaggaccctgagaatatga
- the LYRM9 gene encoding LYR motif-containing protein 9 isoform X2, producing the protein MAPLPGAELVRTPLQLYRYLLRCCRQLPTKGVQEHYKHAVRQSFRVHSDEDNPERIQQIIKRAIEDADWIMNKESMECISGFSIKVPVEK; encoded by the exons ATGGCCCCGCTACCAGGGGCGGAGCTGGTCCGGACACCGCTGCAGCTCTACCGATACCTGCTGCGTTGCTGCCGGCAGCTGCCAACCAAGGGCGTCCAGGAACACTACAAGCACGCTGTCAGGCAG AGTTTCCGGGTTCATTCAGATGAAGACAATCCCGAGAGAATCCAGCAGATTATTAAAAGAGCCATTGAAGATGCAGACTGGATCATGAACAAA GAAAGCATGGAATGCATATCGGGCTTTTCAATAAAAGTTCCCGTGGAGAAGTGA
- the LYRM9 gene encoding LYR motif-containing protein 9 isoform X4, whose protein sequence is MAPLPGAELVRTPLQLYRYLLRCCRQLPTKGVQEHYKHAVRQSFRVHSDEDNPERIQQIIKRAIEDADWIMNKYKKQN, encoded by the exons ATGGCCCCGCTACCAGGGGCGGAGCTGGTCCGGACACCGCTGCAGCTCTACCGATACCTGCTGCGTTGCTGCCGGCAGCTGCCAACCAAGGGCGTCCAGGAACACTACAAGCACGCTGTCAGGCAG AGTTTCCGGGTTCATTCAGATGAAGACAATCCCGAGAGAATCCAGCAGATTATTAAAAGAGCCATTGAAGATGCAGACTGGATCATGAACAAA TATAAGAAACAGAACTGA
- the LYRM9 gene encoding LYR motif-containing protein 9 isoform X3: protein MAPLPGAELVRTPLQLYRYLLRCCRQLPTKGVQEHYKHAVRQSFRVHSDEDNPERIQQIIKRAIEDADWIMNKLPFPLTKKGGPGAN, encoded by the exons ATGGCCCCGCTACCAGGGGCGGAGCTGGTCCGGACACCGCTGCAGCTCTACCGATACCTGCTGCGTTGCTGCCGGCAGCTGCCAACCAAGGGCGTCCAGGAACACTACAAGCACGCTGTCAGGCAG AGTTTCCGGGTTCATTCAGATGAAGACAATCCCGAGAGAATCCAGCAGATTATTAAAAGAGCCATTGAAGATGCAGACTGGATCATGAACAAA CTTCCTTTTCCATTAACGAAGAAAGGCGGTCCTGGTGCCAACTAG